CCATTTGGTTTTTGTTTGCTTTCcctttatttggatccccattagctgaagCCATTTGTTTGATATTTTGCTAGCTGCAGTATATGAATAATGAGATGATGGGTGATACTACTGTATcccattttatttcattttttaacaAGTCTGAAAGTGCAGGATGCATTTGAACATTTACAGTGATATGCACTGCAGCTCTCATAGAATTTGTTGAGACTTGATGTGTGCTGTTATGCGTTTGCTGTTCACAGATGAACTCAAGCTATGAGATGCTGGGGATCAAGCTTTACTTGGCCAATGTTCAAGGTAAGATCTAGTTTTCATGAAGTAGCTAGGTGACTTTCAATTGTAGTCATGGGAACAGAATCTTACTTGCAGGAGCAAAAGCTGAGTCACTGTGTGGAAACTAAGGACACATAAAAGATTACATAGAACACAGTTAATGGTTAAAATTCAATCTCAGCATGACCATAATAGGGTCTAGAATTTTCAATTTCCTTCTCCTTCTCACTAATTCCTATTGAGATAAAGAGGTGATTCATCAAAGGGAATAGTGCAGGTTGGCATTCAATTTACCATTCATTTACAAAGTGTTCTCTGTTCTTCTGCTGAATCACATATGCAATGACTTGGGCTTCCTGATCCAAAAGAATGTTTAAGGTCATTTGAGTTCCATAACGTTGGGTGGAAAACTCAGTCCCTTAACACAAAAGCCCATGTCTGTCACATTACTTTCACAGAAAAATCCTAGTATCATAGAGGGCATGCAACGTCCCTAAGCTCCCTAGTTTTTCTCCTTGTATTACTTTGTtggtttctggtgtgtgtgtttacagcacAGGTGTACGAGGAGCTGGAGGGAGGTGGGGTGTTTGAGGAGGGCAATATCGCCCAAggtcacctcttcctctctgtccatGACGCCATCCTCTGTGCCCAACAGAGGTCAAGAAACACCGAAAACTCTGAAAAGGCAGGTCCCACTTAATCCTACACCTTATCAGTATGACCATGAAACACTTCACAGATCCTCATTGAGTAATGACAAAGTAAATCAAGAGGCAGGGGATTATTCTATGTAAATCATCTACACGCAGTACACATTAACTATGTATTGTCTGCAATCTGACAAAGATGGAACACTTCCTTCTGAGTTATCCAATCAATAGGAAAAAATCCAGCTCAAACACTTCACAGAACTTCTGTGATTACATAAGTAAGATTACAAAATATATAAGGAAGAGATAGGTAGATTCCGTTCTTACGTCTGATGGGGAGAAGGGGACATTTGGAGCAGTGTGATAAGTTAGGGTGGGAATTTTCTTAGCTGTGTCCCTGGTACTCACCCGGCACATTAACTTGCTTCCTTTCTACTCAACCTCCACCATCTTATCTGGGGCAGTTAGTGTAAACAGGTAAATCACACAACACAAGTCCAGGGAAACTTGGCACCACTACCTATAACATTTACTTCTCAACTTCACTTTGAATCCTGTTGTCGCCAGAGGTCATGAGAAAGACAAgtcgtctgtctgtttctcctttATTTTCTCTCCCATTACCTTTATGGCATCCGGGAACTACAATGACCATGATTATCACTTGTTCAGATGATGTTACAGACACAGCAGTTGAGTTCAAGAGAGCAATACAATTATAAAATAAATGTGTAGATGATAACGTACTATATGTGTGTGTAGTCCTGAGTTAGCTAGGTGTTAAGGAGAGGCTCCCTGACTGAagtgtgtctctctgtggggttgcagacagagaaagagaggaaggagctGGTCTTCAATAttcaggaggatgaggagagggatctGGAGCAGGTACACTGACTAAATTAACTATTTATCACTGTTGTGGATAATCTATCTTGATGAAGCAAATTGTAAAACAGATGGTTACCGTTTACTAATCGTTAGGTTACCTATCAACCCACAGTCATTCTGAATCATCCTTTTCTCTCCACAGGAACTGTTTTGAACATGGGATTTTTACTACTGAATGTATGgagaatgtatgaaatgaatgAAGATCGAGGAAAATGTTCATTTAGGTtgataataaacaaaacaaaaaagtgttGTCTAAACAGTCAATTTCTGTATCTCAATGATTGTGTATTGTACAAATAGTTATTAGATTATCTCAAAATCATGATAATAAACATGTGATAGTCTATACTGTAAAATATCTGTAGTGACTGAACAACTGGTCTCACTattcaggtttccatccaacctttttatgtgagtaaagtgcATGTCAGATAAAAACATGTCATCATAGGCCCAATGGAAACTTtccaatgtcgacaaaacaaaatactctAGACAAGGTGGTATATTAATTATGCAAAAAATGTTGGTGGAAATGCTTTTATGCCAAAAtgtttatataataaccatcatatggaagtaaacttgggagtcacgcgatgacatgtgtggtcctcccactatgacttgtCTGGAAAGCAAGCAGTgaattaggctacagatgaaataagttatgaacttCACAAGGTGgggaaagtgcaaggtgatgagcttgatgcttctttccaataaatattgagggtcttattctggtgacatgattgatgcttggctgctgtttgacaaataaaaataatcttgctcttttgccaataataatctcatcatgtaggccccTCATACTCaattctggacctcgaagccagttccactgtgttttttcattgttccattctaatcagggactgatttagacctgggacaccaggtgggtggaaTTAATTATCAGATAGAACAGATAACCAGTAGGCTCCGGACCTCATAGTGTAAGGCTTGAATGCCCCTGGTAAATCCTAAGgaaacaaaatacataattaaataCCTAAATACTACATCCGCTGAAGATTTCCACAGCAGTTTACTTAATTCTGTCTCTTCAACCCCATTACTTCTTAAAATCTAATAACAATCCCTTTCCCTCCCATATTTCTGGCACTGAAATAGAACATGTTCCactgtctccatctcctcctgacaATGATCACACCTAACTGTTGCACCTTTCATGACACTAGCATCTTATCCAATCAAATTCGTTTCACCTGTAATCTTTTCTCCGTTTTTGTAGTTCTCTAAATATACAGGCGTATTTGTATACTATTGGGAAAGGTGACTATGATGGCCAAATTGGCCATGTCCTCACctcaatagctaggtttccattcaattggcgacagattttcataccAATCTAAAAAAATATGTTTCCATCAAATTTACTTGTGCAGATAAAAGTATTtgcgtgatgacatagtgcacatatAAATACCGTTTGCAGTTACATTCCCATGTAGGCTacggaataaaaaataaaagtaaaatgggtatccatcgcattttcaactctactgatgtttTTCTCACAAAATAAAGTTGCGTTATAGCGAGTGTACCCACTCTGGTATTGATACGTGCGCTCTAGCAAGCAGTACTCTGATTGCGGGCTTTTAGCTGGAGCGCAGTATAGCCTACTGACCGTGACTGTCTCTGGTCCACACTCCAGgccagttggtggcggtaatgcaccttaaagttggttgcaactaacatataaagtccacagaagaagaaggtgCGACGGTTTGAAGAAGCGGTTGGACAATAGGCTTATGCTGTGATTATTAGGAATAGCACAGCGTAGTTGTTTCTCCTTGAGGTGTATATGTAGTAATGTTTTTCCTAATTTGAAGTGAGACCTTCTCCGGTGTTATCCAGACACGGGAGGACAGGTGTGTTAAGTCGCACGCAAATAAACAGCAATACTGTCGATATCTAGGCTAATTAGGTTACCTGTGGAATGTTAGTTTTTCTCTTGATTTGAACAAAATACTACAATATAGACTGATCAACATGAACTTACTTAAAATATACACATTTGAGCTAACAAATTCCTTTATAGTTCAGATAGCctgttacattttttttgcaaCATGTTTATACATTTTATTAAATTGTATGCACATAACGGGTGGTTGTCAACATGGACCAATCTCCCTCTTGTGGAATATGATGTAACACAACACTGAAACATAATCAAATGTTTGAAACGAACCTTTATTGAATGAATAATATTCAATTACTGAATGTGTTGCTAAAGCATACAATGTAAAATCAAATTACACCTATCGTATTGTACAGTTGTGGTGTTTTCCTGCTCTATTTTAAAAGTTGTAAAATATAGATCAGTCTGACAAAACAGAATGTGGTCTTTCTTGGCACAGCTTTTCAAAAACAATCTGAGCGATCATTTTCCTAGATCCTACTTTCCTGCCCAGTCAGATGTAAGTTTCTACCTGGATGTCAGCACAACATGAATGTGGCAGCAGGTAAGGAACATTGTAGACTTATTCAAATGTAATCTCCTTGGTATAAATGGTAGCCTTGCCTTTACATTAGATATTGTACTGTAGAGAGGATAGTAGTTGGACATTACTGAAATATTGCTCTCTTCCATTTAGTTTTTGTTTGGTTCAGCCTGGTGGTCACTAAAGCCGTTTGTACTCGGGAAGAGTACCGTCTGGTGTGCTATGTGAACAGCAGGACCCAGCACCATCCTGACATGCTTACCTTCAGCCTGGACATGGCTGACCCATTCCTCTGCACTCATATCATCATGGCCTACATGGACCTGGACCAGGACTATCACATCACACCCTTCACACAGGAGGATAAGACCCTCTGCAACTCCCTCAACATGCTcaaagaggggtgtgtgtgtgtgtgtatcagggttTTACTACCACAACCATCAGGTTGTATAATtccatctcttctccctccacCAGGAACCCAGATCTGAAAACTCTGCTTGCTGTTGGGGGAAGGAACTCTACTGACACCAGGTCAGTACCCCACTCACACTTAATTAAAGTAATAATTGTAAGTGCTTTTGGAATTGAAAAGTTTTCACCCAAGCAGTAACGTCCAACCATCCCTCCACCATAGGCTCCTAAAGATGTCCTCTAACAACACCAGGAGGAAGACGTTTGTCCAGTCTGTTCTGAAACACCTGATGCAGGAGGGCTTTGATGGACTGGATGTGGTGTGGCAACCTCCCTCTGCTTCTAATGTAGCtcaggggggaaaaaatatattcacTAATCTGCTCAAGGTAAGAGCTGAGATGACTTCTTCATGTTTGCATTTTCATTTGATGTTGTCAAagtgagaagtgtgtgtgtgtgtgtgtgtgcgaacgTAGGAGCTGCGTGGAGGAATTCAGGAGGAGGCTCGTGTCTCAGGGATTGAGGCCCTGCTCCTCTCCACAGCAGTGTCAGGCCTGGAAGACTATGCCAGAGAGGCCTACAATGCACATTCCTTCCCCCAGTGAGTCCACACACAGTACCCTGGAGTATGGGACTATGGTGGAGAAAGacactcacctctcacagttTTAGATTGACGTCTGATACAGTAAATGGGACATTACGAACGGCATAATCATGTAACATTTTCATTCATTGAAGTACTTGTTGATAGACCATACCACAtattattttacagctatttcaTGTAATTAAACATTTTCTTAAAGTAATCCTGACCTTTGACCCTCTAGGTATGTTGACTTCATCTCCTTGGTGACGTCTGACCTCCACGGGCCACTGGAGGGAATGTTGGGTCACATCAGTCCATTGTTCAGCCGGAAACATCCAGCTATGGACACACCTCAGAGAGAAGTACTCACTACTGTTCAGTACAAATGAATTACTTCATCATTGTATTCCTGATGGCCAGAGCTGGTTGAAATGACTTGGACACCAAGTGTGTTTCTGCTGGTTTTACTTGTCATGATTTCCAAAGAACGTGTTATGTTTGTTAGTCTCTTCTATTGAACCTTTATGCAGTACTGTTTTACCAGAACCAAGTGCAGTACTGGCTCTCTCAGGGAGTGGATTCCCAGAAGCTGACTCTGGGGTTCCCTGCCTACTCACCTGTACCCCGAATCCTGGGGAACGAGATAAATTATGACAAGGAAGATACAGAGCTACAAGAGGACGCAGCGGAATATACTGAGACTGATACTACTGTACGTGTTATGGCCTACCATGAGGTAAATAGCATACCTAGTGCAATAGGAACCCTGTTATGGTTCAAGTGTCAATAAAGTTTGTTCCAACTTTGCTGACATTTCTGACAGGTTCTGTCTCTATGCTACACTATAGGTGTGTCAGTACCTCAAAAGTGGGGCGGTGGTGAAATTTGATAAGAGCAAGAAGCTGATACAGACACATGAATACGATCACTGGCTGAACTTTGAATATATACATATCCTGAGGGAGAAGGTAAATGTTTACAtcaatacagcatctgtgcaACACATTTCCTATCTTTATAGATCAAGCAAGCCGATACAGTTGCATTACATTGTTACTTTATTTGACAGGGacaatgcacattaatcaacCCATTTTGTAATTATGCCAGGTTTAGCCAGCCGACTAACTTTGATCCAATAACTATCATAGCTATGTGTAAAACTCCTTCCTGCTCCTCTGCAGATGAGAGCGCTGCAGCGTCAGGAGCTGGGTGGAGCCATGGTGTGGTCTCTGGATCTGGATGACTTCACGGGGACGCTGTGTTGCAAAGGTCGCTTCCCGTTCACCAGACTGCTCAAAGCGTCGCTTCTCAGGGATAAGGGGCCACGACATCATAAACGACACCACCGCTCACGCCACCGTCATCACCATCGCCATCCACATCGTCATGGTGGTTTCCTTTCCCATGACAGCCATCGCACTGGTTACCATGTCCATTGTCACCGTCACCTTGACCGCCACAACACTTACTCACACAGTGGAGTGTGACTGTAACGTAACTCACTACACTGGCAAGACTCAACATACCATCCCTGGGgcctcaggtagcctagtggttagagtgttggactagtaaccgaaaggatgcaagatcgaatccccgagccgacaaggtaaaaatctgtcgttctgcccctgaacaaggcagttaacccactgttcctaggccgtcattgaaaataagaatttgttcttaactgactttcctagttaaataaagatgaaatgtaaaaaataat
The DNA window shown above is from Salmo salar chromosome ssa13, Ssal_v3.1, whole genome shotgun sequence and carries:
- the LOC106567333 gene encoding acidic mammalian chitinase produces the protein MNVAAVFVWFSLVVTKAVCTREEYRLVCYVNSRTQHHPDMLTFSLDMADPFLCTHIIMAYMDLDQDYHITPFTQEDKTLCNSLNMLKEGNPDLKTLLAVGGRNSTDTRLLKMSSNNTRRKTFVQSVLKHLMQEGFDGLDVVWQPPSASNVAQGGKNIFTNLLKELRGGIQEEARVSGIEALLLSTAVSGLEDYAREAYNAHSFPQYVDFISLVTSDLHGPLEGMLGHISPLFSRKHPAMDTPQRENQVQYWLSQGVDSQKLTLGFPAYSPVPRILGNEINYDKEDTELQEDAAEYTETDTTVRVMAYHEVCQYLKSGAVVKFDKSKKLIQTHEYDHWLNFEYIHILREKMRALQRQELGGAMVWSLDLDDFTGTLCCKGRFPFTRLLKASLLRDKGPRHHKRHHRSRHRHHHRHPHRHGGFLSHDSHRTGYHVHCHRHLDRHNTYSHSGV